The Culex quinquefasciatus strain JHB chromosome 2, VPISU_Cqui_1.0_pri_paternal, whole genome shotgun sequence genome contains the following window.
CGGCCGCCTTGGAATCACTCTGATTCAAACATTCTTCTCGCTGTTACAACTACTACTACAATTCCCACTGATTTGTTTTGGTTCTGTTCCTTATCTCTTATCCGTTATCTTCGTCACTTATGTACTACTTCTACTGTATCTATTGTTACCCTAGGTCAAGTcagattttttgtttgcttatGTACTACGATCGCGGCTGCGGCCGTCGATCGAACACGGACAATATATATTGTTCTTCTGCTGGGCTGTAAACATCGTGCATTTCGCTGCAGTCGAAAATGCATCGATTTCGCCACGGATTTGCTGCTTTCTGGACCGGACTGGACATTGGACGATCAACCTGGATGCCGCGCTGCTGCTGGGGACACTTCTGGGGTTGATTGGTGTCGTGGTGTGCTGCAAAATGCTGATTTTTGATGTTCTTTTCAGGTGGCATCAACATGGCGTCGATCGACAACAGGTCGACCTTGAAATTGGGTTGGAACTGGGATGTGCTGCTACCGTCTGCTGGTGTAAATTCGCCATGCTTGCTCTGCTGTGATTGATCGTCTGTTCGTTGCGGGGGTGGATGCTTTGAAGGGCTGCGGTTGTTGTTCGACGGCGTGCCGCCGACGTCGGTTGTCGGTTAGTCTGTCTGCTTGCTTGCTGCTGTTAATCTGTGCGCTGATCTGCTGAACGCAAAGCCACCGTGCGTGGGTGGCGCCGTGCGCGATCTGCTGCTCTGCTGTCTGATACGATCGGTGACGCCGTCGTCGGCGTCGATGCGATGCTCCCTGAACTGGGGGAGACCTCCGTGGCCTCCCCCGACGCCTCCTGGCGTCGCTGTTGACCCTCAGCGGTTACCGACACGATGGTTCTCCGGGTGTACGATGCTGCGATGACGGGGGTTGGCTCCATCGGGCTGCGATTGGGAACGAGCTGGCCAAGCTCGCTGCTGGTCGTGGCAGATTGGACCGGGAGGACGTCTCCTCCGCTGCTGTCATCGTGAGCGCGTGTACCTCGAAGAGTTCCAAACGTGGAACAGAATTTAGCTGAGTTCAAACAGTGGGGGCAGTCTTTTCGACCGAAAAGGCGCTGTGCGCCGCTGTTATCCGTAACCGTATATATGCTGGGCTTTTGCCAGCTAGATCGCAAGCAAACATCTTCATGCAAACCACCACCGAAACAAAACAGGTTACCTTAAAGCATTTCGAAAGTTCCGATCTTTTGAACGGCCTCCGAGCGCAGAACGACCCGTAGGTCTGGGCGCAGACAGGGTGGCGACTCTGGAGGAAAAAGATTCggtgaactttttgaaattcaaaacaacACATAACTTAACTGGTGTGCGGAGGCCTTTCAACCTCCGCCGTTGGAGGAGTCCTAGTTCTCCCCTTGCGGAGAAAGGTCTTAGAGATCGCACGCTGATAGCTACCGTCCTTTGTGCGCACCGTGACGACACGGATGTTGCCGTCAGCTCCCGGGTGGATATCGGAAACGCGTCCGAGCTGCCACTTCAACGGCGGGAGGTTTTCGTCCTTCAGCAGGACCATGGTTCCGACTGCGACATTGTTTTTCTGCTTAGTCCACTTCGTGCGGTTGTGCAGGTCCGACAGGTAGAGGTTGGACCACTTGAATTCGATGCTGTCGTTCGCTGCTTCGCGGATGATCTCCTCTTCGAACTGCTGACTTAGGAACAGCTTGGCGAGTTCGCTCAGCTCACGTCTTGCGCCGACGAAGTTCTTGGCGTTGTCGCACATGACCAGCTTCGGTTTGCCACGCCGGGCAGTGAACCGTTTGAGGGCCGCCAGAAATGCTTGCGTCGTTAGGTCAGCTGCTAGTTCTAGGTGAACAGCTTTGGTGACCAGGCAGACGAAGATGGCAACGAAGCACTTCACTGGGCGAGCTCGGCGCTGCGGGTACGCGACCTGAAAAGGTCCGCAGTAGTCAACTCCGACTCGTGCGAACGGTGTGCACGGAGTGACTCGTTCGGGTGGCAGATCCGCCATGAGCTGGTCAAGAACCTTCGGCTTGACACGGAAGCAATCGACACACTTGTGGATCACCTCGCGAACGAGGTTGCGGATGTTGATCGGCCAGAACCGTTCACGCACAGCAGAGATCAACAGTTGTTGTCCAGCGTGAAACATGGTCTCGTGATAGTGTGTGACGATAAGCTTCGTGAACGGATGACGATGGTCGAGAATGTACGGATGCTTTCGGTTGTCCGAGACTGCGGCGTGCTGCAACCGGCCGCCGACGCACAGGATTCCATCGACGATTCTTGGGTTCAGCGCAGCGATGCGGGAGTTGTTTGGAATCGCGCGATCTCTGGACAGAGCATCGTACTCTTCCGGGAAGCATTCTCGTTGAGCGAGGCGCACCAGCTTCTTCAAAGCGACCTCGAGCTCTTCAGCCGTCAACGGACCAACTCTGCGACAGTGCTTGTTCGCCGCACGGCTGTTAAAACAGAAGCGGCAGATTACAGCGGTCGTCCGTATTGTCACGGTGTACGACGAATTCGCTGTAAACAGTCTGCAGGGCTCGGCGTCATGTGCAACTACAGCGACAGCGTTGTGTTCCTCCAGTTCTTCGTGGTCGAAGTCTGCTGCGTTCGGCACTTGAGCGTGCGGCCAGTGCTGGTGGTCGAGACTCAGCCAATCGGGTCCGCTGAACCAAAGCTTTGAGTACTGCAGCTGCATCGGTGTCATGCCGCGAGAAATGATGTCAGCTGGGTTCTCTATTCCGGGCACATGGTCCCAAGATCCGCTCTCCGTCAGATGTTGAATCTCGGACACACGGTTGGCCACGAACTGGTTCCATCTGGACGGCAGTGACGCAAGCCAGCAGCGTACGATCATGGAATCCGTCCAGAAGAACGCTTTGCCTCGGAAGTTGATGGCGTTGGCCACCTTTTCGTACAAATGCGCCAGCAGCAGAGCGGACGCCAGCTCCAGGCGGGGAATCGACTGCTtacgcttcttcttcttcaggtTCTCGAGCGGTGCGATGCGGGATTTGGAGGCCAGCAAGCGGACGGTGATGTCGCCGTTGGCCGAAACGGTTCGGATGTAGATGCACGCACCGTAAGCGTTGACTGAAGCGTCGCAGAACCCGTGAAACTGCACATTCTGGTCATCTGCGCCTGTGCCAATCCAGCGGGGTATCGACAGGATGTCTAGACCGGCTAGATTTCTGCGGTATTCACGCCAGTACTCCTGCAGATCTTCTGGCAGAGCGGCGTCCCAATCCAGTTCCATGCGCCACAGCTTCTGCACGAAGATTTTCGCTTGAACGACGACAGGACCGATCAGCCCGTACGGGTCGAAGATCATGGCCATGTCTGAGGCCACGACACGCTTCGTGATCACGGCAACGTCGTTCCACTTTGGCGATCTGAAACGGAAACAGTCCGTACTTGGCTCCCAGACGAGCCCGAGCGTCTTGACGGTTGCGTCAGACGTGTCCAGTTCTAGCAGAGTCCGTTCGTCGCGAAGATGTTCCGGGACGTCGAGCAGGATGTCTCGGGAGTTTGAATGCCACTTTCGCAACGAGAATCCGCCAGATTCCATCAGATCGACCATTTCGGCGACTAGCTCTTTTCCTTCAGCGACCGTGTGCGCACCTGCCAACATGTCGTCAACGTAGAAGTCACGTTTGAGGACCTTGGCAGCGGATGGGTGCGTCTTTTCTCCGATCTCACCGAGTTTTTGCAAGCACTTGGTCGCTAAATACGGCGCAGACGCCGTTCCGTACGTGACAGTGGTCAGCTCGTAGATTCGGATGGGTTCGTCCACATTGTCTCTCCAAACAATCCTCTGCAGTCTCTGGTCGTCAGGCTGGACGCGAATCATACGATACATCTTGGCGATGTCAGCGACGATGGCAACAGCGTGGAGTCGAAAGCGTAGCGCAATGTCCAGTAAGTCGTCCTGCACAACTGGTCCCACCATGAGCGCATCGTTCAGAGCAACTCCGGTAGACGTGCGACACGAGGCATCAAACACCACGCGgaacagtgtcttgcgaaccttcgtggtgaacggacactagagctgcggtactttttactacctaagctcagagttatttcaaacaaaattcacagtctttttaaagactacctgagttacattccaaaattctaaacagtcttttcaagactaaccccacctgaaattttgttgtattttacaaacgaagccatcttttaaagagaactttgcttgcaaaatgcgtcaaaacaaaggtaaacgcaaatcttctgaagatttggtcgttacgtcggtgaagcgtttgaacgctaaatcggctaacggaaacagaaaaagaaaacagcctcatccgaggtctgattcggattctgaaagtgaggtcaatcctccaattccattggcaaacggtttcggtgttttatccgaaactgtggacaaggatccttctcctcgtactgagccttctgccgtcgagaaacgagtaaaggctccgccaattgtagtgacttccgtctccgatttagccagctttcgaacgcaactgaagaattgcaaggaaacttgcaatttgaaggtttcgttccagcttggtcgaagaggagaatgtcgcttgttgacggaatctttacaagatcaccaaacttttgttggttatttgaaaaaccacaaacacaatttctacacgtatgagaccaagaatgctcgtccattcaaggcggtcctgaaaggtctctccaacgacttgtcggtggatgagatcaaaaacgaacttaaggtgttgcttggctttgccccatcccaagtaataccaatgaagaaaaaatcaaacgggaatatttctcgctttggtttgacttcacaattttatctgattcatttcaacagaaatgaaatcaacaatttgaaacttttggacaatgTTTAGGTTTTGTTCCATGttcgggtaaagtgggagcattttaagaaacatggcggtaatggccagaatctgacccagtgccggcgttgccaggcattcggtcacggtactgatcattgctccatggttccaaaatgcatggtttgcggggattcttctcacgacaaggacaattgtcccgtgaaagaagtcacccaatttaaatgtgcaaattgtggtggaaatcacaaatcgaatttctgggattgccccatcagaaaaaaggttttggattctcgtgctaagcatcagccgaaatccaaaccgaaattttctcaaagtcaggttgtacctgcatctttaaatcaaacgttcgtgctgtctcactcgaacaatacccctaccatggaaaagttaggtaacagcaatggcatttcttatgccaacgtcgtttcgggttcgagttcatccacgaattttaaatcctctaccaatcttcaaattgggcaggtacctcaaattccatttgaaaatttttcttctggcaacgctttgggatcttctgatctcggcgatgttacgtttgaaaaaatgacttttttgcaaaactcactgtttggtttgattcaaacaatgagtaatgctacatccatgatggaagctatccagattggattaaaatttgcgaatgatgttgttcttaccctgaagtttaatcatggatctaagtaattccatcaatattatgaattttaatgctcgctctttaaaagcgaaagaaaatgaatttttcaacttttacgagttcataacgtgcatgttgctgttataaccgaaacattttaaaaactggcacttatttgaaaagtgatccagattataaagttataaccaataacagaatgaatcgaaatggcggtggagttgcaatagttatccaccgtagtatgacttatagcacgttacgtgactttaagttaaaagttattgaaagtttgggcattgaacttgaaacttcttttgggaaaattatgattgcagctgcatatttgcctttccaatgcactggggaaaataaaaattatttcaaagggatttgaataaacttactcggcatagatctcgatttttgatcatcggtgattttaatgccaaacaccaatcttggaataattcaaaagtaaattccaatggtaaaattctattcagagattgcacttctggtctttattcggttttatatccgaatgggccaacttgcttttcttctgttagaaatccatcaacaattgatttggttttgacaaaccaaagtcagtattgtggtcctttagtgactcatgctgattttgattctgatcatcttccagtaactttttcactttctcatgaagcagttaccagacccaatagttctgtgtttaattatcacaaagctaattgggacaggtatcaccatcatattgagaataatttaaatcatgattttgttttagaaaccaaagctgatattgattcagccttggaatctttaactaatgcaattttggatgctaggaatattgctattcctaaagtccaagtcaaatttgattctcccattattgatgacgatcttcagcttctgattcgtctgaaaaatgttcgccgaagacagtatcaacgttctcgtgatcctgcactgaagcgaattcaaaagatttgcaaaaggttattgaccacagattcactctcctgcgaaatgaaaagttcgcaagagatgtcgaacaaattaaaccttattccaaaccttttggaaactttcaaaggttcttaagaaacctcaaaaccaatcccttctttaaaagatggtgataatattctattaactaatggggagaaagctcaaaacttgctcagcagtttgagagtgcccataatttcaacttaaatgttttgagtcctattgaagatcaaatttcaatagaatttcagaatattgttgaacaatttcatcagatgaagtttttaatacggatctgaatgaaataaaatctattatcaaaaaatttaaaaatatgaaagcccctggtgaggatggcattttttacattttaattaaaaaattaccagaagcaactttaagtagcttggtcaaaatttgcaacaaatgttttgatttggcatattttcccagtagttggaaaaatgccaaagtagttccgattttgaaaccggacaaaaatcctgccgaagcttcaagctatcggcccattagtttgctttcatctattagtaaattattcgaaagaataattcttaatagaatgatgacgcacattaacactcaaacgctcgggtagtcatttgacccctattttttttcttaaaaatctcataacttttgatagaattgaccaatttggatgcttccgggtgcaaaacatccagatttgtctatattttcaactgtcagacggaggacaaatgtggtccatttttaccggagatattccggattctgttaGCCTCGGCCCACCTAAATggatatttggccaatataataaaaacttttcaacagaataaaatcggaaatgatgcaaaacttcaaggaatcatcctaaaacatcatcctgcatagatacatgacatgctgaagaccttcgggcaccggaacaggttctatccggaaacggttcactgagctgatgtcaattgttgcctaactggaaccggctccgctgccccgtaggacttaaccatgtcaattatttttgcaggatgatgtattaggatgatgccttgtagttttgcatcatttctgttgaaaagttttattatattggccaaatacctataggagggccgaggtaccaacaaatccggaatatctccggtaaatggaccacatttgtccccatctggcagttcaaaatatagacaaatctggatcttttgcaaccaaaagcatccaaattggtcaattctatcaaaagttatgggatttctaagaaaaaaaataggggtcaaatgactacccgagcgtttgagtgttaatgaaaattcaattttcgctgatgagcagtttggatttcgccttgggcattcaactactcatcagttgttgagagtttcaaatttaattcgaagcaacaaatctgagggctattctactggcgctgctcttctagacatagaaaaagcatttgacagtgtttggcataaaggtttgattgcaaaattgaaaaggtttaattttccgatttatatcgtgaaaattattcaaaattatttgacggatcgtactctacaggtatgttatcagaacagcaaatctgatcaactacctgtacgtgccggcgtccctcaaggaagtattttgggtccaattttatacaatatttttacttctgacttgcctgatttgccctcaggatgtcagaaatcactttttgctgatgatacaagcatctccgccaaaggtagaagccttcgtgtcatcacaagaagattacaaaaaagcttggatagtttcaattcttatttgaaagaatggaaaattactccaaatgctgcaaaaactcaacttattattttccctcacaaacctagggctgattttcttaaaccaaaaagtcatcacattataaagatgaatgaggtaaatttaaagtgggaggatcaagtgaaatatcttggacttgcttttgacaaaaaccttacttacaaggatcacattgaaagtatccaggttaaatgtaacaaatatattaaatgtttgtatccacttataaacaggaattctagactttgtctcaagaataaactgttaatttataaacaaattttcagacctgccatgctttatgctgtgccgatctggacaagctgttgcttaaccaggaagaaaaaacttcagaggattcagaacaaaattctgaaaatgattctgaaacttcctccctggttcagcaccagtgaacttcatcaattagccgaagttgacactttggatgttatgtccaataagataattgatgcatttcgacaaaaatcattgcagtcttcagctgcattgatccgctctttatatagtttataaattagttttaaggtatcccttttcccttttgtacatgtaggacctcctacatttgaaatcactgaatagcgaaagctacaatatttcatgaataaatgaaagttgctagtatttaaaattgaggtgaaaagtcatcaattgtgattggacactcaataatattttaactgaatgaatgtacatggaaaagaaaaaactgaataaatataaattaaaaaaaaaaacaccacgcGGAGCTTCGTAGTGGTGCTGTCCGGCCTCAAGACGCAGTGGTGTGGCAGGTAATACGCTAACTCTCCCCCGGCCGTGTCGCCGGCAACCCGTTTCATGTGTCCCATGGCTTCGTACTCGTGAATAAAATCACTGTACTGTTGTTTCAGGTCTGGATTCGCTGACAGCCGCTTCTCCAATCCCAGGAAGCGTTTGATGGCTGTTGATCTGGACTCACCGAGACGCTGGACAGCGTACTTCTTCTTGGGCAGCGTCACAACAAATCTACCAGTTTCGTCACGAACCGTCGTCTCCTCGAACAGCTGCTCGCACGTTGATTCTTCGATCGAGTGCGTGCTCTTGGTGCGGCACGTTTCCAGTTCCCAAAATCTGGTCAGCAGCTCGTCGATTGCCGCGACGGATACGAGAGACGTCGATTCTGGAACGCTGCCGGGAAGCCGGCCGGAAATGATCCAACCGAACACCGTGTTGTGCAACGTGGGACCGTCTGCAGCTGGTTTTACCCGTTCGTCCGTCAGCAAGTCCATGTAGAACTCGGCACCGATAATGACGTCCACTGGACCGGTTTTGTGGAACTCTGGATCAGCCAGGAACATCCAGTCGGGCAGCTGAATTGTAGACGGGTCGATGTACGATGTCGGCAACGAGATGTTGAGCTTGGGCAGCACGTGGAACTGCATCTCCGACTCGTACGCTGAAATCTGATCGGAACGCGGACCGACATCTGCACGCACGAGCTGCGTCGACACGCAACGGGAAGTTCCGATTCCTTGTATCGGCAAATACGACGATTGTCGCACAAATTTGAGTCGTCGCGAGAACTCTCTGGTCATCAGACAGTGCTGTGAGCACGAGTCAAGAAGCGCACGCGCTAGCAGCGTGTTTCCGAAGCGGTCTTTAATACGGATGAGCGCGGTTGACAGGATGATGTTGTGTGTGGGCGTGACGGGTAGTGCAACGTAGTTTTGGCTAGTGGTTTGTGGCTGTGTGGTTTGAGAGTCTGTAGTCTGTAGGTTAGTCTGATTAGCAGGTGCATTGTTGGCTGGAGTGTGTGTTGTCTGATTCGTGTTCTGTGGTCTAAGTTGTTGTCGCTGTACTGAGGTCGTCGCGGTCGGTCTCGACTGCTGTTGTGGAACGGAGGATCTCATCTGATCGTTGTGCAGCATCGAATGATGTTTCTGGTGACAGTGGTGGCAAGTTCCTCCTTCGCACGTCCGCGGGTAATGTCCAGGCTTCAGGCAGTTTCTGCACAGCTTGTTCCTCGAA
Protein-coding sequences here:
- the LOC119766147 gene encoding uncharacterized protein LOC119766147; the protein is MGDLQTLRKKQEILLNKLEVLNQFVEHYKAEEHECQLEVRLGMLNDVYQEFTDLRTKLELLLEEKDAAKYADAEPKVKQEVVSHREEANLQVVQEFDNKFCKIKAILIAKRPVKDVAQTVPSVGDADTSFPLRVKLPDIHLPNFSGNLREWVTFRDTFKSLIHRNSKLTSMDKFTYLQSSLSGPALLEISGIDLSEENYSVAWSALEEEYGNKKLIVKAHLDVILDLEPLTKESYDGLSHLLGEFEKNLQMLDKMGEKTADWSTVMAHVLCSKLDSATLRNWETHHNSKEVPTYKALLEYLRGHCSVLQSIKRAKAKSSEQRPPKAAVCHTAVRSSNQCHFCSGPWHTPFRCFKFQKMTISERNDAVSRNKLCRNCLKPGHYPRTCEGGTCHHCHQKHHSMLHNDQMRSSVPQQQSRPTATTSVQRQQLRPQNTNQTTHTPANNAPANQTNLQTTDSQTTQPQTTSQNYVALPVTPTHNIILSTALIRIKDRFGNTLLARALLDSCSQHCLMTREFSRRLKFVRQSSYLPIQGIGTSRCVSTQLVRADVGPRSDQISAYESEMQFHVLPKLNISLPTSYIDPSTIQLPDWMFLADPEFHKTGPVDVIIGAEFYMDLLTDERVKPAADGPTLHNTVFGWIISGRLPGSVPESTSLVSVAAIDELLTRFWELETCRTKSTHSIEESTCEQLFEETTVRDETGRFVVTLPKKKYAVQRLGESRSTAIKRFLGLEKRLSANPDLKQQYSDFIHEYEAMGHMKRVAGDTAGGELAYYLPHHCVLRPDSTTTKLRTLFRVVFDASCRTSTGVALNDALMVGPVVQDDLLDIALRFRLHAVAIVADIAKMYRMIRVQPDDQRLQRIVWRDNVDEPIRIYELTTVTYGTASAPYLATKCLQKLGEIGEKTHPSAAKVLKRDFYVDDMLAGAHTVAEGKELVAEMVDLMESGGFSLRKWHSNSRDILLDVPEHLRDERTLLELDTSDATVKTLGLVWEPSTDCFRFRSPKWNDVAVITKRVVASDMAMIFDPYGLIGPVVVQAKIFVQKLWRMELDWDAALPEDLQEYWREYRRNLAGLDILSIPRWIGTGADDQNVQFHGFCDASVNAYGACIYIRTVSANGDITVRLLASKSRIAPLENLKKKKRKQSIPRLELASALLLAHLYEKVANAINFRGKAFFWTDSMIVRCWLASLPSRWNQFVANRVSEIQHLTESGSWDHVPGIENPADIISRGMTPMQLQYSKLWFSGPDWLSLDHQHWPHAQVPNAADFDHEELEEHNAVAVVAHDAEPCRLFTANSSYTVTIRTTAVICRFCFNSRAANKHCRRVGPLTAEELEVALKKLVRLAQRECFPEEYDALSRDRAIPNNSRIAALNPRIVDGILCVGGRLQHAAVSDNRKHPYILDHRHPFTKLIVTHYHETMFHAGQQLLISAVRERFWPINIRNLVREVIHKCVDCFRVKPKVLDQLMADLPPERVTPCTPFARVGVDYCGPFQVAYPQRRARPVKCFVAIFVCLVTKAVHLELAADLTTQAFLAALKRFTARRGKPKLVMCDNAKNFVGARRELSELAKLFLSQQFEEEIIREAANDSIEFKWSNLYLSDLHNRTKWTKQKNNVAVGTMVLLKDENLPPLKWQLGRVSDIHPGADGNIRVVTVRTKDGSYQRAISKTFLRKGRTRTPPTAEVERPPHTS